In Populus trichocarpa isolate Nisqually-1 chromosome 7, P.trichocarpa_v4.1, whole genome shotgun sequence, the following proteins share a genomic window:
- the LOC7469556 gene encoding transmembrane E3 ubiquitin-protein ligase FLY2 isoform X1 produces the protein MVFGYFDMVNLEGFLWRRGLGTVGWIFWLWFVLLGLLQAVVGLRPLRERAQSWSDEWLFIRKDENDLGPFSMWNITGTYRGSWKFLDSANSSSMFPDFRKSNGDSVIELVSTPTKINGVHYVQGVIIFHDVFDNKHNAGGAQIRVEGVYIWPFRQLRMVANSGKEGEFSQEEDYMLSNPYHLLGVFSSQVFLDSPQNKIWRRKNWPIYEMEKHCNIEIAAQITRLSSVQSDGDCDRFHIEGLMESPAADDEGDCFSPLLLNATSVNIEVYYNKAVNYTLMVTFVSFLQVLLLIRQMEHSNTQSGAAKVSILMIGQQAIMDAYLCLLHLTAGILVESLFNAFATAAFFKFVVFSIFEMRYLLSIWKAGRPMNSGEGWETMRRELSVLYSRFYGILLGGILVMYEFHNYLRSILFLMYSFWIPQIFTNVIRDSRKPLHPHYILGMTVTRLAIPLYIFGCPNNFMRTEPDKTWCLYLGVFVGLQASILLLQHYLGSRWFIPRQILPEKYFYYRRFDQESNHTTDCVICMTAIDLTRHSNDCMVTPCDHFFHSGCLQRWMDIKMECPTCRRPLPPA, from the exons ATGGTTTTTGGGTATTTTGATATGGTTAATTTAGAGGGTTTTTTATGGAGGAGAGGGTTAGGTACTGTGGGTTGGATTTTTTGGTTATGGTTTGTGCTCTTGGGTTTGTTACAGGCAGTGGTGGGCTTAAGGCCATTGAGAGAGCGTGCACAGTCGTGGAGCGATGAG TGGCTATTTAttagaaaagatgaaaatgatttGGGCCCATTTTCCATGTGGAACATAACGGGAACTTACCGAG GGTCTTGGAAATTTCTTGATTCTGCAAATAGCTCTTCCATGTTCCCAGATTTCAGGAAATCCAATGGTGATTCTGTCATTGAATTAGTCAGCACACCAACAAAGATAAATGGTGTGCATTATGTCCAG GGTGTAATAATTTTCCATGACGTGTTTGACAACAAACACAATGCTGGTGGTGCTCAAATAAGGGTAGAAGGTGTATATATATGGCCTTTTAGACAACTTCGAATGGTAGCTAACAG TGGTAAAGAGGGAGAATTCAGCCAAGAAGAAGATTATATGTTATCTAATCCATATCATTTG CTTGGAGTATTTTCATCTCAGGTGTTCTTAGATTCtcctcaaaataaaatatggagAAGGAAAAATT GGCCAATTTATGAGATGGAGAAGCATTGTAATATTGAAATTGCCGCCCAAATTACACGCTTGTCATCTGTCCAAAGTG ATGGAGACTGTGATCGTTTCCATATTGAAGGATTAATGGAGAGTCCTGCTGCAGACGATGAAGGGGATTGCTTCTCACCTTTACTACTAAATGCTACTTCTGTCAACATTGAAGTCTACTATAACAAAGCAGTGAACTATACCTTGATGGTCACCTTT GTCTCATTCCTTCAAGTTCTTTTGCTGATTCGGCAAATGGAACATAGTAACACTCAATCA GGGGCTGCcaaagtttcaattttaatgATTGGGCAGCAAGCCATCATGGATGCTTATCTTTGTCTTCTACACCTAACTGCAGGAATACTAGTTG AATCCTTGTTTAATGCTTTTGCAACTGCTGCATTTTTCAAGTTTGTAGTCTTCTCAATTTTTGAGATGAGATATCTTCTTTCTATATGGAAGGCAGGCAGGCCTATGAATAGTGGTGAAGGTTGGGAGACAATGAGGCGTGAACTATCAGTTCTATATAGTCGTTTCT ATGGGATCCTGTTGGGAGGCATTCTAGTTATGTATGAGTTCCATAATTATCTTCGATCCATTCTTTTCTTAATGTACTCTTTTTGGATACCTCAAATATTCACCAATGTCATTCGTGACTCGAGAAAACCTTTGCATCCCCATTACATCTTAGGCATGACTGTTACTCGTCTAGCAATCCCATTGTATATATTTGGATGCCCTAACAACTTTATGAGGACTGAGCCTGACAAGACATGGTGTTTATATTTGGGTGTATTCGTTGGACTGCAAGCgtcaattcttcttcttcaacactATCTTGGGTCTCGATGGTTCATTCCTCGCCAG ATCCTACCTGAGAAATATTTCTACTATAGAAGGTTTGATCAGGAATCGAATCACACCACAGACTGTGTCATTTGCATGACTGCAATTGACCTCACGCGGCATTCTAATGATTGCATG GTAACTCCATGTGATCATTTCTTTCATTCCGGTTGTCTACAAAGGTGGATGGATATCAAGATGGAATGCCCAACTTGCCGGCGTCCACTACCACCAGCATAG
- the LOC7469556 gene encoding transmembrane E3 ubiquitin-protein ligase FLY1 isoform X2 — MVFGYFDMVNLEGFLWRRGLGTVGWIFWLWFVLLGLLQAVVGLRPLRERAQSWSDEWLFIRKDENDLGPFSMWNITGTYRGSWKFLDSANSSSMFPDFRKSNGDSVIELVSTPTKINGVHYVQGVIIFHDVFDNKHNAGGAQIRVEGVYIWPFRQLRMVANSGKEGEFSQEEDYMLSNPYHLLGVFSSQVFLDSPQNKIWRRKNWPIYEMEKHCNIEIAAQITRLSSVQSDGDCDRFHIEGLMESPAADDEGDCFSPLLLNATSVNIEVYYNKAVNYTLMVTFVSFLQVLLLIRQMEHSNTQSGAAKVSILMIGQQAIMDAYLCLLHLTAGILVDGILLGGILVMYEFHNYLRSILFLMYSFWIPQIFTNVIRDSRKPLHPHYILGMTVTRLAIPLYIFGCPNNFMRTEPDKTWCLYLGVFVGLQASILLLQHYLGSRWFIPRQILPEKYFYYRRFDQESNHTTDCVICMTAIDLTRHSNDCMVTPCDHFFHSGCLQRWMDIKMECPTCRRPLPPA, encoded by the exons ATGGTTTTTGGGTATTTTGATATGGTTAATTTAGAGGGTTTTTTATGGAGGAGAGGGTTAGGTACTGTGGGTTGGATTTTTTGGTTATGGTTTGTGCTCTTGGGTTTGTTACAGGCAGTGGTGGGCTTAAGGCCATTGAGAGAGCGTGCACAGTCGTGGAGCGATGAG TGGCTATTTAttagaaaagatgaaaatgatttGGGCCCATTTTCCATGTGGAACATAACGGGAACTTACCGAG GGTCTTGGAAATTTCTTGATTCTGCAAATAGCTCTTCCATGTTCCCAGATTTCAGGAAATCCAATGGTGATTCTGTCATTGAATTAGTCAGCACACCAACAAAGATAAATGGTGTGCATTATGTCCAG GGTGTAATAATTTTCCATGACGTGTTTGACAACAAACACAATGCTGGTGGTGCTCAAATAAGGGTAGAAGGTGTATATATATGGCCTTTTAGACAACTTCGAATGGTAGCTAACAG TGGTAAAGAGGGAGAATTCAGCCAAGAAGAAGATTATATGTTATCTAATCCATATCATTTG CTTGGAGTATTTTCATCTCAGGTGTTCTTAGATTCtcctcaaaataaaatatggagAAGGAAAAATT GGCCAATTTATGAGATGGAGAAGCATTGTAATATTGAAATTGCCGCCCAAATTACACGCTTGTCATCTGTCCAAAGTG ATGGAGACTGTGATCGTTTCCATATTGAAGGATTAATGGAGAGTCCTGCTGCAGACGATGAAGGGGATTGCTTCTCACCTTTACTACTAAATGCTACTTCTGTCAACATTGAAGTCTACTATAACAAAGCAGTGAACTATACCTTGATGGTCACCTTT GTCTCATTCCTTCAAGTTCTTTTGCTGATTCGGCAAATGGAACATAGTAACACTCAATCA GGGGCTGCcaaagtttcaattttaatgATTGGGCAGCAAGCCATCATGGATGCTTATCTTTGTCTTCTACACCTAACTGCAGGAATACTAGTTG ATGGGATCCTGTTGGGAGGCATTCTAGTTATGTATGAGTTCCATAATTATCTTCGATCCATTCTTTTCTTAATGTACTCTTTTTGGATACCTCAAATATTCACCAATGTCATTCGTGACTCGAGAAAACCTTTGCATCCCCATTACATCTTAGGCATGACTGTTACTCGTCTAGCAATCCCATTGTATATATTTGGATGCCCTAACAACTTTATGAGGACTGAGCCTGACAAGACATGGTGTTTATATTTGGGTGTATTCGTTGGACTGCAAGCgtcaattcttcttcttcaacactATCTTGGGTCTCGATGGTTCATTCCTCGCCAG ATCCTACCTGAGAAATATTTCTACTATAGAAGGTTTGATCAGGAATCGAATCACACCACAGACTGTGTCATTTGCATGACTGCAATTGACCTCACGCGGCATTCTAATGATTGCATG GTAACTCCATGTGATCATTTCTTTCATTCCGGTTGTCTACAAAGGTGGATGGATATCAAGATGGAATGCCCAACTTGCCGGCGTCCACTACCACCAGCATAG
- the LOC7469557 gene encoding ADP,ATP carrier protein 3, mitochondrial yields MADESGNPLVFRKIHGQSSLISKLSPNLHSRNYHMTSGAFSNGFHSHMHPAIQGTGLAFVPHVSPIFVEAPSEKGAKGFMIDFLMGGVSAAVSKTAAAPIERVKLLIQNQDEMIKAGRLSEPYKGITDCFARTIKDEGVLALWRGNTANVIRYFPTQALNFAFKDYFKSLFNFKKEKDGYWKWFAGNLASGGAAGASSLLFVYSLDYARTRLANDSKAAKTGGERQFNGLVDVYKKTLQSDGIAGLYRGFNISCVGIIVYRGLYFGMYDSLKPVVLVGNLQDSFFASFLLGWGITIGAGLASYPIDTVRRRMMMTSGEAVKYKSSLDAFKQIVKNEGGKSLFKGAGANILRAVAGAGVLAGYDKLQVIVFGKKYGSGGGG; encoded by the exons ATGGCGGATGAATCGGGGAATCCGTTAGTTTTCAGGAAGATACATGGACAGTCATCTCTCATTTCTAAGCTTTCCCCAAACTTGCACAGCAGGAATTATCACATGACTAGTGGTgcattttctaatggttttcATAGCCATATGCATCCTGCAATTCAGGGAACTGGTCTGGCATTTGTGCCACATGTTTCCCCGATATTTGTTGAAGCACCATCCGAGAAAGGCGCTAAAGGATTTATGATTGATTTTCTCATGGGAGGAGTATCAGCAGCTGTTTCAAAGACAGCAGCCGCTCCAATTGAGCGGGTTAAACTCTTGATTCAAAATCAAGATGAAATGATCAAGGCTGGTCGATTATCTGAACCTTACAAGGGTATCACTGACTGCTTTGCTAGAACCATCAAAGATGAGGGTGTCCTTGCTCTTTGGAGAGGCAACACTGCTAATGTCATCAGATACTTCCCTACTCAG GCCCTGAACTTTGCATTCAAAGATTACTTCAAGAGTTTGTTTAACttcaagaaggaaaaagatgGCTACTGGAAGTGGTTTGCCGGGAATTTGGCATCAGGTGGAGCTGCTGGTGCTTCATCACTTCTATTTGTTTACTCCTTGGATTATGCCCGTACTCGTTTGGCTAATGATTCAAAGGCAGCTAAAACGGGTGGTGAGAGGCAGTTTAATGGGTTGGTTGATGTTTATAAGAAAACCCTCCAGTCTGATGGCATTGCTGGACTTTATCGTGGATTTAACATATCTTGTGTTGGAATTATTGTGTACCGTGGGCTCTACTTTGGAATGTATGATTCTCTTAAACCTGTGGTTTTGGTTGGTAATTTGCAG GATAGTTTCTTTGCAAGTTTCTTGCTGGGATGGGGAATCACAATAGGTGCTGGATTGGCCTCTTACCCCATAGATACAGTCCGGAGAAGGATGATGATGACTTCAGGAGAAGCTGTGAAGTATAAGAGCTCTTTGGATGCATTTAAACAGATCGTCAAGAATGAAGGGGGTAAATCACTCTTCAAGGGTGCTGGTGCAAACATCCTACGTGCTGTGGCAGGTGCTGGTGTGCTTGCTGGGTATGACAAGCTGCAGGTCATTGTCTTTGGCAAGAAATATGGATCTGGTGGCGGTGGCTAA
- the LOC18100835 gene encoding minovincinine 19-hydroxy-O-acetyltransferase, whose translation MEVQIISQEIIKPSAPTPHHLRTYKLSGKDQIAALAYVPVILFYSPTNEMSSKNSDYLKKAFSETLTLFYPFAGRIKDELFIDCNDDGAAYIEARVTCNMSVMLQQPDIHQLEQLLPCKPDENLDDLSTRVMLAVQVNYFDCGGIAVSVSISHRVADGSSLVSFVKCWAAISCGVDHHIVDGVVVDCTSLFPPQDLSGIKLHESFRNDNTYSKTVTKRIEAVSALMWGAFVGEENESKKVYKVAAHNVDLRKRLDPPLPQHCIGNIIHTAMAKWPAKVVYADSITDQGLLAQIVKDPNNWSLFGFSRWCKFPFYEVDLGFGKPIWVGTAMRLMPRGAFLLDTRDGEGIEAWVTLSEEAMLKFEKNPDILAYASVSPRI comes from the exons CTGGAAAAGACCAGATTGCAGCTTTAGCATATGTCCCTGTGATCCTTTTTTACTCACCAACCAATGAAATGTCTAGCAAAAATTCTGACTACCTAAAAAAAGCCTTTTCCGAAACACTAACCCTCTTCTACCCTTTTGCTGGGCGAATAAAAGATGAGTTATTCATTGATTGCAATGACGATGGAGCCGCTTATATTGAAGCACGTGTTACATGCAACATGTCTGTGATGCTTCAGCAGCCAGACATTCATCAATTGGAGCAGCTACTGCCATGCAAGCCAGATGAAAACTTAGATGACCTGAGCACCAGGGTAATGCTAGCAGTCCAAGTGAATTACTTTGATTGTGGTGGGATAGCGGTTAGTGTATCCATTTCCCATCGAGTAGCTGATGGGTCGTCATTGGTAAGCTTTGTTAAATGCTGGGCTGCAATTTCCTGTGGAGTTGACCATCATATTGTTGACGGGGTGGTTGTTGATTGCACCTCACTCTTTCCTCCACAAGATTTGTCAGGCATAAAATTACATGAGAGTTTCAGAAATGACAACACGTACAGTAAAACTGTGACGAAAAG GATTGAGGCTGTATCCGCCCTTATGTGGGGTGCATTTGTTGGAGAAGAAAATGAGTCTAAGAAGGTATATAAAGTCGCAGCTCACAATGTGGATTTGCGGAAGAGATTGGATCCACCCCTACCACAACATTGTATTGGAAATATAATCCATACTGCTATGGCAAAATGGCCAGCAAAAGTG GTTTATGCAGACAGTATTACTGACCAAGGATTACTGGCACAGATTGTAAAAGATCCAAACAACTGGAGTTTATTTGGTTTCAGCAGGTGGTGTAAATTTCCATTCTATGAGGTTGATTTAGGGTTTGGAAAGCCCATTTGGGTAGGCACTGCCATGAGGCTTATGCCCAGAGGTGCTTTTCTCTTAGATACAAGAGATGGTGAGGGAATAGAAGCATGGGTGACATTATCTGAGGAAGCAATGctcaagtttgaaaaaaatcctGACATCTTAGCCTATGCTTCTGTCAGTCCACGCATATGA
- the LOC7459953 gene encoding leucine-rich repeat extensin-like protein 4 yields MASSLLCSITIRSLLVLLLHLSSLSNYLAAKHNQHGYHRHRSHNHSPTSNQRLHQAYIALQAWRRVIYSDPNNFTTNWVGPDVCSYKGIYCATATDDPKIRVVAGIDLNFADIAGFLPNELGLLSDLALIHLNSNRLCGIIPQSLTNLSLLYELDVSNNRFVGPFPSVVLSLPMLTYLDLRYNEFEGPLPPQLFQKKIDAIFINNNRFTSAVPAFLGGTSASVVVIANNNFKGCLPPSIANLADTLEELLLINTSLTGCLPPEVGYLYKLRVLDVSHNKIVGPIPYSLSGLAHLEQLNLAHNLMTGIVPQGVCILPNLANFTFSYNFFCEEEGICMNLTSKGIKYDDRRNCLPEKPLQRSQKECNDTLEHPVDCFQECCIASEGGGAFGRATPFAPALVPAATPLLSPFLAPSFP; encoded by the coding sequence ATGGCTTCGTCTCTGCTTTGTTCTATCACAATTCGTTCTTTACTTGTCTTGCTCTTACACCTATCTTCCTTGTCTAACTATCTAGCTGCAAAGCATAACCAACATGGCTATCACCGCCACCGCTCACACAACCATTCTCCAACTTCAAACCAAAGGCTCCACCAAGCTTATATTGCCCTCCAGGCATGGAGAAGGGTTATCTACTCTGATCCAAACAACTTCACTACCAATTGGGTTGGTCCTGATGTATGTAGCTATAAAGGAATATACTGTGCAACTGCTACTGATGATCCCAAAATTAGAGTTGTCGCAGGCATTGACCTCAACTTTGCTGATATAGCAGGTTTCCTTCCCAATGAATTAGGCCTCCTCTCTGACTTAGCACTCATCCATTTGAATAGCAACAGACTTTGTGGGATTATCCCACAATCTCTAACCAACCTTTCACTTCTATATGAGCTTGATGTCAGCAACAACAGATTTGTAGGCCCTTTCCCTTCTGTTGTGCTCTCTCTTCCTATGCTAACCTATCTTGACCTTCGCTACAATGAGTTTGAAGGGCCATTACCTCCTCAGCTTTTCCAGAAAAAGATTGATGCGATATTCATTAATAACAATCGATTTACTAGTGCAGTTCCCGCTTTCTTAGGTGGAACTTCAGCTTCTGTGGTGGTCATCGCCAACAATAACTTCAAAGGCTGCCTGCCGCCGAGTATAGCCAACTTGGCAGATACTTTAGAAGAGTTGCTGCTTATCAACACAAGCTTGACAGGTTGTTTGCCACCAGAAGTTGGGTATCTCTACAAACTGAGGGTGTTGGATGTAAGCCATAACAAGATAGTTGGTCCTATACCTTATAGCCTATCAGGATTAGCTCATTTGGAGCAGCTAAATTTAGCACACAATCTGATGACCGGGATTGTACCTCAGGGAGTTTGTATACTGCCAAATTTAGCTAATTTTACTTTCTCTTACAACTTCTTTTGTGAGGAAGAGGGAATTTGCATGAATCTTACATCTAAAGGCATCAAGTATGACGACCGCCGCAATTGTTTGCCAGAGAAGCCACTCCAGAGAAGTCAGAAAGAATGCAACGATACACTCGAGCATCCAGTCGACTGCTTTCAGGAATGCTGCATTGCCAGTGAAGGAGGCGGTGCTTTTGGTAGGGCAACTCCTTTCGCTCCTGCACTTGTGCCTGCTGCAACCCCTCTGCTGTCACCTTTTCTTGCTCCTAGCTTCCCATAA
- the LOC7469556 gene encoding transmembrane E3 ubiquitin-protein ligase FLY2 isoform X3 yields the protein MFPDFRKSNGDSVIELVSTPTKINGVHYVQGVIIFHDVFDNKHNAGGAQIRVEGVYIWPFRQLRMVANSGKEGEFSQEEDYMLSNPYHLLGVFSSQVFLDSPQNKIWRRKNWPIYEMEKHCNIEIAAQITRLSSVQSDGDCDRFHIEGLMESPAADDEGDCFSPLLLNATSVNIEVYYNKAVNYTLMVTFVSFLQVLLLIRQMEHSNTQSGAAKVSILMIGQQAIMDAYLCLLHLTAGILVESLFNAFATAAFFKFVVFSIFEMRYLLSIWKAGRPMNSGEGWETMRRELSVLYSRFYGILLGGILVMYEFHNYLRSILFLMYSFWIPQIFTNVIRDSRKPLHPHYILGMTVTRLAIPLYIFGCPNNFMRTEPDKTWCLYLGVFVGLQASILLLQHYLGSRWFIPRQILPEKYFYYRRFDQESNHTTDCVICMTAIDLTRHSNDCMVTPCDHFFHSGCLQRWMDIKMECPTCRRPLPPA from the exons ATGTTCCCAGATTTCAGGAAATCCAATGGTGATTCTGTCATTGAATTAGTCAGCACACCAACAAAGATAAATGGTGTGCATTATGTCCAG GGTGTAATAATTTTCCATGACGTGTTTGACAACAAACACAATGCTGGTGGTGCTCAAATAAGGGTAGAAGGTGTATATATATGGCCTTTTAGACAACTTCGAATGGTAGCTAACAG TGGTAAAGAGGGAGAATTCAGCCAAGAAGAAGATTATATGTTATCTAATCCATATCATTTG CTTGGAGTATTTTCATCTCAGGTGTTCTTAGATTCtcctcaaaataaaatatggagAAGGAAAAATT GGCCAATTTATGAGATGGAGAAGCATTGTAATATTGAAATTGCCGCCCAAATTACACGCTTGTCATCTGTCCAAAGTG ATGGAGACTGTGATCGTTTCCATATTGAAGGATTAATGGAGAGTCCTGCTGCAGACGATGAAGGGGATTGCTTCTCACCTTTACTACTAAATGCTACTTCTGTCAACATTGAAGTCTACTATAACAAAGCAGTGAACTATACCTTGATGGTCACCTTT GTCTCATTCCTTCAAGTTCTTTTGCTGATTCGGCAAATGGAACATAGTAACACTCAATCA GGGGCTGCcaaagtttcaattttaatgATTGGGCAGCAAGCCATCATGGATGCTTATCTTTGTCTTCTACACCTAACTGCAGGAATACTAGTTG AATCCTTGTTTAATGCTTTTGCAACTGCTGCATTTTTCAAGTTTGTAGTCTTCTCAATTTTTGAGATGAGATATCTTCTTTCTATATGGAAGGCAGGCAGGCCTATGAATAGTGGTGAAGGTTGGGAGACAATGAGGCGTGAACTATCAGTTCTATATAGTCGTTTCT ATGGGATCCTGTTGGGAGGCATTCTAGTTATGTATGAGTTCCATAATTATCTTCGATCCATTCTTTTCTTAATGTACTCTTTTTGGATACCTCAAATATTCACCAATGTCATTCGTGACTCGAGAAAACCTTTGCATCCCCATTACATCTTAGGCATGACTGTTACTCGTCTAGCAATCCCATTGTATATATTTGGATGCCCTAACAACTTTATGAGGACTGAGCCTGACAAGACATGGTGTTTATATTTGGGTGTATTCGTTGGACTGCAAGCgtcaattcttcttcttcaacactATCTTGGGTCTCGATGGTTCATTCCTCGCCAG ATCCTACCTGAGAAATATTTCTACTATAGAAGGTTTGATCAGGAATCGAATCACACCACAGACTGTGTCATTTGCATGACTGCAATTGACCTCACGCGGCATTCTAATGATTGCATG GTAACTCCATGTGATCATTTCTTTCATTCCGGTTGTCTACAAAGGTGGATGGATATCAAGATGGAATGCCCAACTTGCCGGCGTCCACTACCACCAGCATAG